The nucleotide window CGGCGACAAGGTGCTGTGGGACACGCCTTTGGTCTCGGCGCATGGCTTGGTCTGGGATGAAAAGCGCCAGCGGCTGTTCGCACTCGGCCTCACGGAACTGCGGACCTATTCACTGAAGGATTGGGACACGGAGACTCCCTCGCTGGTGATGGAGAAAACCACGCCGCTGCCCGACGACAACGGACATGACCTGCGTCCGGTGCCGGGCTCCGCGGATCTGGTGCTCACCACCGCGAAGCACGTGTGGCTCTTCAACCGGGACGAGTCCGTGATCCGGCCTCATCCGGAATGGAAGGACCGGATTCAGGTGAAGTGCATCGACATCCACCCCGGCAACGGCCGCGTCTTTATGAACCAAGCCGATGGCAGGAATTGGTGGAATGAATCCTTCGAACTGCTGAATCCGGACCAGAAGATCCGGATGGAGGGGGAAAAGCTCTACAAGGGTCGCTGGCTCGCGGAGCCGTGAGGCGGATGTCCGCCTGATTGCCGGATCAAGCCGCGCCGGAAATGAGGCGCATGGGGCGGAGCATGCTTTCATGGCACCTCCGGGTGCCAGAGCGTTTCCCGGAATGACATGCAATGAAGCTCCCGGCAACTCCGGCCATGAATATGACTGAGGCCTGAATCATATTATCTAACAGTATTCGTCATGTGTCGGTTGTGTTTCACACCTCCGCTCGCGATGGCCCGTACTTTCAAGCATGTGTGGCTCAATGGATAAACGTGTGAAGTTGTCATGAGGTGACAAAATCGGCCATTTCATCATAACCAAATGATATGCCTTTTTGCTTCATCATGGCATACCCCGCGCTTATCACGCCGTCCCCTGCTAGAAACCACACCCCAACCGAACCATGACATTTCCCACCCCACGCCGTGCGTGGCTGCTGGCGCTGGCGCCGCTTTTAACGGCCGCCCATGCCGCACCGGAAGAGCGCTACGCTCCCGCTGCAGGCGCTCCGACAGTAGCCGCCTATCCGACGCCGCTGAGCTCCGACCTGCCGTATGACGTCGACATCCCAAAGCTGCGCGCGCTTTCCGACACCCCGGCCAAGCCGAATCCGCCGTACACCATCCCGGACGACAACGTGCCGACCGCGCAGCGCTTGTTCGACATCTTCGCCTGGCAGTCCTTCATTGCCCTGAACTGGCCCGCCCTTCCCGACGGTGCTCCGGACAAGGTCAAGACTCCCGCAGACAACACCGCGCCCCGCGTGTGGGAACGCTTCGTGGAAATCAGCGAGGTCTTCCGCGAGGACGGTGCCGCGCCGAAAACATGGAAGGACGCCGTGGAGGCAAGCTGGAAGAACCGCGCCTTCTGGATGAGCGGCATGGGCGTGGGTATGCCGCCGGACGAGCCGAACAAGCCGGGCGGCCTCCACCAGCCGCTGCTCGATGAGAGCCTCCAGGCCTTCACCGGTCCGATGATCGACCAGGAAGGAAAGTGGGTCCGCTACCAAGTGGCGCTCAACCAGACCGAATTCGACTACCTCGTCCAGAACAAGCTCTACAATCTCGAAGGCCAGGCCGCTTTCACCGCCAAGAACAAGATCGAGTTCCCCTCCAACCAAGGCACCACCAAGCGCGGTGCCACGGAAATCAAGATGGCGTGGAAGCAGATGAGCGACAAGGACGACCGCTCGCGCTTCTTCATCCGCCACGCCCGCGTGATCCCGCTCAGCGGCAAGCCCTTCGAAGCCGACTTCGGCCTCGTGGGCATGCACATCTCGGTGCGCACCGAGTCCTCGCCAACATGGACGTGGGCGACCTTCGAGCAGGTGGACAACACCACCGTCAACGACCTGGAGCGGAACAGCAAAGGCAAGCCGCTGCGCCCGAACTTCTTCAACGTCGATAACTTCGTCAAACCGGTGAACATCCTCGCGCCGAAGAACGCGGGTCCGGTGAAGCAATACAACCCCGCCACCGGTCAGGACGACGGCAAGACACTCTACACCACCTGGGATGAGTCGAAGACCACCGACCCGACACAGACGCTGATGGTGCTGCCGATCCCGAAGGCCACCAACAACCTGAACGAACAGGTGCGCGGCCTTCTGAAAAGCATGGGCTCCGTGTTCCAGTACTACGAGCTCATCGGCACCCAGTGGCCGGTCGATCCGCCGTTCCCGGCCTTCCCGAACGGCGTCGCCGCCCAGCCGGACGGCCGCCTGCTGCCATCCTCGCCGGAGTCGATCCTCTTCAAGATCCCGGGCAAGGTGACGCCGGTCCATCTCGTGAACACCACGATGGAGACCTTCTTCCAGAACGGCAACCAACCGGCCGGACCACTGGCCGAGGATGACCGCCTGCCCCCCGGCTTGCTGGCCGATCCGTCCACCGTCTTCGCCACCGAAAGCTGCGCGGGCTGCCACTTCTCCGCCGGTGCCTGCATCGGCTTCAAAAAGGACAACAACGGCAAGTACCTCGTTCAGACCATCGACGGGAAAAACTACCGCGTGCCGATGTTCGGCAAGAATGCGAGCCGCGGTGTGACCGGAAACGCCGACTACAGCTGGCTGCTCCAGCTCCGCGCCCAGTCCGCTCCCTACGAGGGCACGGATGTGACCCAACTCACCGATTACATCATTCCCAATTCCCAGAAGGTGTGCCCCGCCAACTGACCCCCACCCTTTCTACCCCATGAGTAGTAGCAATAGTTTTCCTTTCGTCCCCGTCAACGGCTTCACCCCGAACAATCCGGGCTGGAGCAGCGTTGGCAACATCGACAGTTGGTCGGCGGACGCGAGCGGACAGAATTTCACGTTCGTCTTCGGCTCGCGCTCGCTGGTCATCCAGATCCTCGGCCCCACCGCCTACCGCCTGCGCTTCAATCCGGCCAGCGGTGCGACCTACAATGCCGAAACCTCCACCGCGGTCGTCAGCCGCGACCTCGGCCTCACTGGTCTCAACGTCACGCACAGTCTGGTGAATCCGGGCCTTCTCGTCATCGAGACCGGCTCGATCACCATCCAGATCGGTCTCGCACCGTTCGCGGTGCAGGTGCTGCGCAACGGCCAGCTCATCCATCAGGACGCACCGGGCCAGGGCGTGCTCTACATTCCCAACCAGCAGGTGATCGCCGTGATGAAGACCACGCCTCCGGGCGCGGGCTACTACGGCCTCGGCGAGAAGGCGGGCAGCCAGATCACGAAGAACAATTTCACCTACACGTTCTTCAACTTCGACAACTTCACCTACAACGGCCCGGCGCTCGGCGATCCGGGTCCGCTGAATCCGACCGAGCCGCTGTATTGCTCGATCCCGGTGCTGGTGGAGTTCAATCCGTTCCCGTCCGGTGCCTTCAGCGGCGCGGGCTTCGCCACCGGCGTGTTCCTGGACAACCCGGCGCAGACGTTCGCGAACATCGCCTCGAACGACTACTCGGACATGACCGGGAAGTACTACATGGGCGCGCTCTACAACGAGCTCGACTACTACTTCTTCGCGGGCAGCGCGGTGCCGGACATCCTCCAGCAGTACACCACGCTCACCGGCCGCAGCCCGATGCCGCCGCGCTACGTCTTCGGTCTTCACCAGGGCGCCTATGGTTACTACGACCGCTACAAGCTGGCGGCCGCCGCGAACTCCTACCGCGGCGCGCGCATTCCCTGCGACGGCCTGCACATCGACGTGGACTTCCAGGACAACTACCGGACGTTCACGCACAGCGAGATGAAGTTCCCGAACGCCCAGGAGCTGTTCAGCGATCTCCACGGCATCGGCTTCAAGATGAGCACCAACATCACGCCGATCATCACGGACAACCCGCTGAACCAGGAGGGTGTCAAAGCCCCCTACACCCAGCGTGACAACCTGATCGCCGCAAACGCGCTCATCTACGACAGCCGCTATCAGGACGGCGAGTCGCCGGATCTCTACGAAGGCGGTGTGAACTACGGCAACAACCGCGGCAACAACCCGTATCCTTCGCCGCCGCTCCAGTTCAACCGCAACGGCCTGATGCCGCTGGCCGCGCCGGGAAACTACCCGGACTTCGGCCTCGCCGCGGTTCGCGAGAAATGGGGCCAGCAATACCAGCACCTCATCGACGACCTCGGCCTCGACATGATCTGGCAGGACATGACCTGCCCGGCTATCGACCCGAACCTTCCGCCGGAAAACGAATACTATAAAACGTTCCCGCAGAACCTGATGATGGCGCAGGAAGCCACGGCCGCGGACGGCACCATCACGGTGAACTACCTGCCGAACGCCCAGCTCCACAATTCCTACGTCAACAACCTGCTCAACGGCACCTGGAACGGCATCAACACGCTGCGCCCGAACACCCGCAACTTCATCATCGCCCGCGGCGGCTACGCCGGCATGCAGCGCTATGCCGGACTGTGGACGGGTGACTCAGCCTCGAGCTGGGATTTCCTCAGCATCAACCTGCCGGAAGTCCTGAACCTCGGCATGTCGGGCGTGCCGATCAGCGGCTGCGACATCGGCGGCTTCGCCACCGGTTCCGGCACCACCACGCAGTCGAGCGTGATCGGTGGCTCGATCGTCGGCGGCATCACCAACTACGAGCTGCTCACCCGCTGGATGCAGCTCGGCGCCTTCCTGCCGTGGTACCGCAACCACTACGACGGCTACAACAAGCAGTTCCAGGAGCCCTTCGCCTACGGCGAGCCGGTGCCGACGAACTGCCGCAAGTATGTGGAGCTGCGCTACCGCATGATGCAGGTGCAGTACGATGCGATGTACCAGTGGACCAAGTCCGGCCTGCCGGTAGCGCGCCCACTGTTCCTGAATGATCCGCAGGACACCGGAGTCTACGGCCACCTGAACGACCAGTTCTTCGTGGGCGGCGATTTCCTCGTCGCGCCGATCCTCACCCAGCACGAGACGGCGAACCCGCCGACCTCGCCGGTGCGCGGCGTCTATCTGCCCGCGGGCAGCGACTGGTATTCCTTCACCGACAACACCGCCCCGCTCGCGGCGGCGGTGCCGGGCGGCACCTACATCAGCAACTACTATGCGGACCTGACTTTGGTGCCGATCTACATCCGCGCCGGTGCCATCCTCCCCTTCTCCAATCTGGAGCAGTGGGTCGGCCAGCTCCCGGAGAATCCGCTGACGATCAACTTCTACCCGGGACCGGACCGCTGGACGGACGAGGCCGCTTACGAACTCTACCAGGACGACGGCATCACGACCCAGGCCCAGGCCGGGAAGTTCCGCCTGTCCCGCGTTTACCAGCAGACGGTGAACTCGAACGGCTCGGTGCAGCGCCAGGTGCGCATCGCCCGCGTCACCGACAACTATGCACCGGGTGCGAAGTTCATCTACGTTGCCATCCTCGGCAGCATCACCTGCGCCAAGCAGGTCACCCGCGACGGCACCGTGTTGACCGACGTGGGCGATCCGCAATCGCTGGAATACGCCACCGCCGATGCATGGTATTGGAATCAATCCATCAACGTCGTCTTCGTGAAAATCTTCGACAACAAGTCCGACACCACCGTCGTCGCCTCCTACTGAGCCCACCATGAAACCACGCCAAAGCAAGGGCCGCAGGCCCCAGATCACCTTCACCCAGGATGGCCACGAGCTGGTTCAGGGCGACCTCATCCCCGGACCCTGCGTGCTGCGTTACGACCCGCTGCGCCTCATCTCCGCGGACGAGGCCGATGACGACAAGCACGAGATCCACGCCCACCTCCGCTTCCATCCTTCCGGCCAGACCTGGGAAGGAACGCTGGCTGTTCCGCAGGACGCGCCGCTCGCCGAGATGGCCAGCCCCACCGGACAGGGCTACATGCTGGAAACCAAGTTCGAACTGCCCGTCGGCACCGACGAAATCGAAGCTTGGTTCTCCTGCGCCCACGATGACGGCCAGACCCACTGGGACAGCGACGACAACAAGAACCACTGGCTGCGCTTCGCCCTGCACGACATCATTGAGGTCAAGGCGACCGTGAAGGAGCCGGACAAGGCAAACCCGGCGCAGTCGAAGCTGGAACTCGACATCGTCACCATCCCGCAGGTCACCGCGGTCACGGCGCGGCATACGCTGCCGTCGTTCCCGGACCGCCCCCGCGTCGAAATGCAGCTTGTTCCCATCGACGGTGCCAAGGACGGCAACAAGCGCTGGGGCGCACCGCCGGAGGGCATCCCGGTGCCTGTTGCCGCCGCGGTAGCCTTCGACCTCGTTTACACGGTGGGCGATCGCAAGTTCACGGATGACAATCAAGGCCGCTGGTATCTGGCGGATTGATTTGGTTACTGACCTGCAGCACCGGCCGCCTGTGGTGGGCGGCCGGTGCCCCGCAGGATGCCTGCCGAAGGTATTTCGTCAGTTTTGCAGGCTGCGGGAGTTTTGGCACGGAGGCTTGGTGGAGCTACTCAGGGTGGCCCCACCTCCGCCATGAGCCACCCCCGTCGTCTTTCACTGTTTGTCTCCGCGTTGCTCGCGGTTTGTCCTGCGCCGCTATTCGCCGCCGGAGTCGACTCGCCTGAATACCAGCAGAAACTGGAGGAAGCGAAGAAGGTGGTGGCGGATTGGAACAGCCTGCCGCCGGATCAGATCCACGCCGATCCCAGCGCCGCCGATTGGCCCGGTGCCGTGCCTGCGGATGCCGTGCGGCTCAAGCAGCAGCGCTTCGACCTCAATACCGATTTCCCACGCTGGCGCGGCAAGACCGACCGCGTGACCACCGGCTTTTACGCGCCTGCCGGTGAAGTGGTGACGGTGGAGATTCCCGAGAGCTTCGCGAAGCTGGGCGTGCAGGTCCGCATCGGTTGCCACAGCGATAATGCCAACAAAAAGTCGGTGGCGAAACGCTTCCCGTTCTCGATCTCAAAGGCCTGGCCGCTCAATGCCGCCGGAACCAAGGTCGCCTCGCCCTTCGGTGGCACGGTCTATCTGGAAGTGCCGAAGGAAGTAACCGGCAAGATCATTCCGGTGCGCTTCAGCGGTGTGGTGCAACAGCCGTGGTTCGTGCTCGGCAAGACCAGCCCGACCGAATGGCGCGACAAGATCCGCAACCATCCCGGCCCCTTCGCCGAGATGAGCTGCGGTCCCCTCACCCTCTCGGTGCCGTCCGCGGATGTGCGCAAGCTGGAGGACCCGACCGCGCTGATGTCCTTCTACAAAAAGGGCATGGCCTGCGTGCAGGAACTATCCGGACCACCGGTGCCGGTGGTGGAGCGCATCGTCTATGACGTGAGCATTTCCGCCGGATCGATGCACTCCGGTTATCCGATCATGGCCGGATCGAAACGCAAGGAAGCCACCGACCTCGCCGCCTTGGAAAACGGCCTGTGGGGATTCTTCCACGAAATGGGCCACAACCAGCAATGGGGCGGCTGGAGCCCTCCGGGCCAGGGCGAGACCACCTGCAATCTCTTTCCGCTCTATGTGATGAGCCAGGTGCAGGGCAAGAAGCCCAGGCATCCGTGGAAGTTCGACCGCTCCGTGCTCGCGAAACCGCTGGAGCGCGGCGCGATCGGCAGCAACCTCAATGGCAACCACGCGCTCTCGATCGCCTTCTGGATCCAGCTCATCAACGGCATCGGCTGGGAACCGGTGAAGAAGACCATCAACGAGTATCACGCCAAGGATGCACCGGAAGCTCCGAAGGGCGCGGAACCGATCTGGGACCGCCTGATGCTGGCGCTTTCGAAAAACAGCCGCAAGGACCTCACGCCATTCTTCAAAGCCTGGGGCGCGGAGTTCTCTCCGGCGGGCGAGGAAGCCGTGAAGAAGCTACGACTTCCCTCGTATCTCCCGGACGATGCACCCGGGCAGCCGAGGGCGACACAGGACACGGGGTCCATTTGATTGTAGTCGAAAGCTCCGCTTTCGAATTGTCCCGGATGGCTCCAGTCATCCGGCTGGGTGCAGCTCACAGTTCCAGTCAGCCACCGCCAACTGGAGCTGGCGGATACATGCTGAAAGCGGAGCTTTCAGCTACATTCCTGATCACACAGCCCGGGTGACAACACGCGCCGCATGGCGCTTGTCGAACAAACCAATCTCGAAAGCACCCTCCTTGATCGCAGCAGGAGAAAGCACCCGCTTGTCCGGCCGCTTCACATACCCCAGCGCGATGCTCCGCCCGATGGTCGGACTCCAAGCCGCGCTGGTCGTGTAACCCGCGGGCTCTCCATCCCAAAAGATCGGCTCCCCACCCCACAGGTTCGGCTCCGCTTCTTCCAACACCAGGCAAACCAGCCTCTGCCTCACGCCTTCCGCCTTCTGCTTGAGAAGCACCTCTTTCCCAAGGAAATCCTTCGACCAATCAATGGCGAATGCCAGCCCCGCCTCCAACGGCGTCTCGGCCGGGGATAGTTCATGCCCATACGCGCGGAACGCCTTCTCGATCCGCATCGTATTGATCGCCTGCGTTCCCGCCGGGCGGATGCCATGCGGCTCACCCGCTTCCATCAACCGCTCCCACAGCACGCCTGCGAACGGCTTCGCCACATGCAGCTCCAATCCCGGCTCGCCCACGTAGCTGATCCGCACCGCTCGCAACGGAATACCTTTCAACTCAATCACACGCGAAGTCCCGAACGGAAAATCCTCATCCGCAAATGAAACATCCGTCAGCATCCCGAGCACCTCGAACGCCTTCGGCCCCATCACGGACACCACGTTCCTCTCCTCGGTGATGTCCCGCAGCACAACCGAACCATCCTCCGGGAAATGCCTTAGCAGCCAATCCGCATCGCGGCTTTGCTGGGCGGTGGCGGTCACGATGTAGAACGATTCGTCTCCAGTGCGGATAACCGTCAGATCGCTTTCGAAAGTCCCCTTCGCATTGAACAAGCCGGTGTAAACCGTTTTCCCAATCGGCACGTCCACATTGCCGCCGCACACATACTGGAGCAGCCGTAGCGCGCCCGGGCCTGCGAGTTCGAACTTTGCAAAGGTTGATTGATCCAGCAGCGCCACGCCGGTGCGGCACGCCGTCACCTCCTCCGCGGCCCAAGGCTGCCAGTTCTGCCTCAGGAACGAATAGCCCATCTCCGGCCTCACGCCCGCAGGGGCGTAGGCCAACGGCCGCTCCCAACCGGCGGTCTCGCCGAAGAGCGCGTTCGCCGCCACATGCTTGTCATAGAGGCCGGATGCACGGATGCCCCGCGCGGTTTCCATCTGCCGGTTCGGCCACGCCATCTGATAGTGCAGGCCCAGCACTTCACTGACGCGTTCCTGTAGATACTTCCGCCCGTTCTGGAACGGCAGGAAGCGGCGGATGTCCACGGACGCGAGATCGAGCGTCATGCCGCCGTTCTCAATCCACTCGACCGCATACTTCGCCGCACCACCGGAACAGGCGATGCCCGCCGAGTTCCAGCCACCGAGCACGAACAACCCTTCGGTCGCGTGCGGCTGGCCCATGATGAAATTGTTGTCCGGCGTAAAGGCCTCCGGGCCGTTCACGAACTTCACGATGTCCTCGCGGGTGATGCCGCGCAGACGATGGAAGTGCGCCGCCAGCGGTTCCTCGAAGTCCTCCCAATCCGGCTCCAGCAGATCGAACGCGAAGGGATGCGGAACCGCATCGCCGATCTGCCACGGCTTCGAGCGCTTCTTGAACGCGCCGAGCTTCATGCCGCCGTCATCCAGCGCGCGGAAATACAGACCTGCATTCGGATCTCGGGTGCAGGGTGAATTCCGCGTCACGCCTTCGATCGGACGGGTCACCACGTAGTGGTGCTCACAGGGATAAACCGGAATGTCGATGCCTGCGGCGAGTCCGATCTGGCGCATCCACATGTTGCCCGCCAGCACCACCCACTCGGCGGCGATCTCGCCTTGGTCCGTGGTCACCCCGCTGATGCGCTTGATGCCACGACGATCGGTGGAGTGGATCAAGCCGGTGATCCGCACGCCTTCATGGATCTTCACGCCGCCCTGCATCGCGCCGGTTGCGAGAGCGAGAGTGCATTCACCGGGAAGCACGCGACCATCGCCGGGCAGATACACGCCGCCAGTGAGGTCCTCTGTATGGAGCATCGGATAAAACGAGCGGCACTCCTCCGCGGAAATCACCCGCGCCTCGACGCCGAACACCTCCGCCATCGCAGCATTGCGCTGGAGTTGCAGCAGGCGCTCTTCGCAGGAAGCGAGTTGAAGCCCGCCGCATTGAAGCCAGCCGGGATCGTGACCGGTCTCCTCCTTCAAC belongs to Luteolibacter ambystomatis and includes:
- a CDS encoding DUF6528 family protein, with amino-acid sequence MKRLLLAFLALSWTATAAEKLVLCGWDEIFMIDPAAGTPAKIWSWKAKDHPEIPATLVKSFGTTDECKPLDGGKRLLVSSSGGGCALLELPGGKAVWSAKVANAHSIEWLPGDRILVASSVGGNKLVLFDLKHGDKVLWDTPLVSAHGLVWDEKRQRLFALGLTELRTYSLKDWDTETPSLVMEKTTPLPDDNGHDLRPVPGSADLVLTTAKHVWLFNRDESVIRPHPEWKDRIQVKCIDIHPGNGRVFMNQADGRNWWNESFELLNPDQKIRMEGEKLYKGRWLAEP
- a CDS encoding TIM-barrel domain-containing protein, which codes for MSSSNSFPFVPVNGFTPNNPGWSSVGNIDSWSADASGQNFTFVFGSRSLVIQILGPTAYRLRFNPASGATYNAETSTAVVSRDLGLTGLNVTHSLVNPGLLVIETGSITIQIGLAPFAVQVLRNGQLIHQDAPGQGVLYIPNQQVIAVMKTTPPGAGYYGLGEKAGSQITKNNFTYTFFNFDNFTYNGPALGDPGPLNPTEPLYCSIPVLVEFNPFPSGAFSGAGFATGVFLDNPAQTFANIASNDYSDMTGKYYMGALYNELDYYFFAGSAVPDILQQYTTLTGRSPMPPRYVFGLHQGAYGYYDRYKLAAAANSYRGARIPCDGLHIDVDFQDNYRTFTHSEMKFPNAQELFSDLHGIGFKMSTNITPIITDNPLNQEGVKAPYTQRDNLIAANALIYDSRYQDGESPDLYEGGVNYGNNRGNNPYPSPPLQFNRNGLMPLAAPGNYPDFGLAAVREKWGQQYQHLIDDLGLDMIWQDMTCPAIDPNLPPENEYYKTFPQNLMMAQEATAADGTITVNYLPNAQLHNSYVNNLLNGTWNGINTLRPNTRNFIIARGGYAGMQRYAGLWTGDSASSWDFLSINLPEVLNLGMSGVPISGCDIGGFATGSGTTTQSSVIGGSIVGGITNYELLTRWMQLGAFLPWYRNHYDGYNKQFQEPFAYGEPVPTNCRKYVELRYRMMQVQYDAMYQWTKSGLPVARPLFLNDPQDTGVYGHLNDQFFVGGDFLVAPILTQHETANPPTSPVRGVYLPAGSDWYSFTDNTAPLAAAVPGGTYISNYYADLTLVPIYIRAGAILPFSNLEQWVGQLPENPLTINFYPGPDRWTDEAAYELYQDDGITTQAQAGKFRLSRVYQQTVNSNGSVQRQVRIARVTDNYAPGAKFIYVAILGSITCAKQVTRDGTVLTDVGDPQSLEYATADAWYWNQSINVVFVKIFDNKSDTTVVASY
- a CDS encoding DUF6209 family protein — translated: MKPRQSKGRRPQITFTQDGHELVQGDLIPGPCVLRYDPLRLISADEADDDKHEIHAHLRFHPSGQTWEGTLAVPQDAPLAEMASPTGQGYMLETKFELPVGTDEIEAWFSCAHDDGQTHWDSDDNKNHWLRFALHDIIEVKATVKEPDKANPAQSKLELDIVTIPQVTAVTARHTLPSFPDRPRVEMQLVPIDGAKDGNKRWGAPPEGIPVPVAAAVAFDLVYTVGDRKFTDDNQGRWYLAD
- a CDS encoding M60 family metallopeptidase; its protein translation is MSHPRRLSLFVSALLAVCPAPLFAAGVDSPEYQQKLEEAKKVVADWNSLPPDQIHADPSAADWPGAVPADAVRLKQQRFDLNTDFPRWRGKTDRVTTGFYAPAGEVVTVEIPESFAKLGVQVRIGCHSDNANKKSVAKRFPFSISKAWPLNAAGTKVASPFGGTVYLEVPKEVTGKIIPVRFSGVVQQPWFVLGKTSPTEWRDKIRNHPGPFAEMSCGPLTLSVPSADVRKLEDPTALMSFYKKGMACVQELSGPPVPVVERIVYDVSISAGSMHSGYPIMAGSKRKEATDLAALENGLWGFFHEMGHNQQWGGWSPPGQGETTCNLFPLYVMSQVQGKKPRHPWKFDRSVLAKPLERGAIGSNLNGNHALSIAFWIQLINGIGWEPVKKTINEYHAKDAPEAPKGAEPIWDRLMLALSKNSRKDLTPFFKAWGAEFSPAGEEAVKKLRLPSYLPDDAPGQPRATQDTGSI
- a CDS encoding GcvT family protein gives rise to the protein MSVQTLHDNTPVRASFEVPHSDLPKSARVVIVGGGIAGTAAAYHFARARWTDVHLLEQSKLASGTTWHSAGQVGQLRASSAQTKVNKASAELFARLKEETGHDPGWLQCGGLQLASCEERLLQLQRNAAMAEVFGVEARVISAEECRSFYPMLHTEDLTGGVYLPGDGRVLPGECTLALATGAMQGGVKIHEGVRITGLIHSTDRRGIKRISGVTTDQGEIAAEWVVLAGNMWMRQIGLAAGIDIPVYPCEHHYVVTRPIEGVTRNSPCTRDPNAGLYFRALDDGGMKLGAFKKRSKPWQIGDAVPHPFAFDLLEPDWEDFEEPLAAHFHRLRGITREDIVKFVNGPEAFTPDNNFIMGQPHATEGLFVLGGWNSAGIACSGGAAKYAVEWIENGGMTLDLASVDIRRFLPFQNGRKYLQERVSEVLGLHYQMAWPNRQMETARGIRASGLYDKHVAANALFGETAGWERPLAYAPAGVRPEMGYSFLRQNWQPWAAEEVTACRTGVALLDQSTFAKFELAGPGALRLLQYVCGGNVDVPIGKTVYTGLFNAKGTFESDLTVIRTGDESFYIVTATAQQSRDADWLLRHFPEDGSVVLRDITEERNVVSVMGPKAFEVLGMLTDVSFADEDFPFGTSRVIELKGIPLRAVRISYVGEPGLELHVAKPFAGVLWERLMEAGEPHGIRPAGTQAINTMRIEKAFRAYGHELSPAETPLEAGLAFAIDWSKDFLGKEVLLKQKAEGVRQRLVCLVLEEAEPNLWGGEPIFWDGEPAGYTTSAAWSPTIGRSIALGYVKRPDKRVLSPAAIKEGAFEIGLFDKRHAARVVTRAV